tctttttttttcgagagtacgccaaaggCATACTTTTATAGAAGAGAGAAAATACAATGTACAAGAAGCCTCGAAATGGATGCGAACATCCACTCTCGACCACACCCCAGTACAACCAAAGCAGATGTACTCTAAACACCCCATTACACATAATTATTTACAGATGTTCTCATAGATTTGGGATGTAACAATGGTTAACCTGCTCTTTATGTTTTTTGATAATTGCTTTGACCATCTGTTAATTAGGCATTACTATGTATCCGGCTTTTTCTAAGATATCTTTTATGCCATCATGGCACTGAACCATGAGTGAAGCAATGATGTAAACAACTCTGGGGTATAACCATTTGGCTGCTGGACTAAACATTACATATTTAGTAACTATTTCAAAAcacaaaatttcatgatgaaaaaATCAGCTTGTCCATTTTCTTTTATGGCTTGACTCTGTTCAATCTTACAGAGAAAGGGACTGTTTTCTTCTTTTGTGACATGACAGGAAGCAAGGTCATGTGTAAGACGGAGGAGGAAACTGATTTGGCTCTTCATCACGTTGAGACTGTTGCAGCCATGTGTGATGTGTCAATTTCTATGATGGGACAAAGGGTAGAATCAGGATGATATGGCTAAGAAATAGTAGCAAATAAGTGACTACTAGGGTGTCCGTACTAGCAACAAAGTTACATAAATTTATTGATCTTGAACTAATTTGCACATTCTTTATTTATCCGTAATTTAGTTTTGCTTCCATCCGAAAAACATTATAAATCAGTAATAAAGGTATGTACGGATGAAAAACTATGTAAATATTAGACAACTATTTATTAACAATTATTTGATGTCGattgagacgtgcgttgcacgtacaTGTTTACTAGTTGGATAAAAGGAGAGAAGCCCCACTGCCCCACTGGGCCTCTCGCTCAGCTGGCCACTAAACTGGCCCAGCCGGCCAACCCACTAGCCCAGCcccccctcactcccttaacccCTCACCGGGGGAATCCTAGCCCACCAACTCCCCCACTCCCCACGTCACTCACTCTCCCTCCCCATCGATCCATATCGGGGGCTCGACCCCGCAGCTCCTCGCCCGAACGCCGCCCGCCTCTACCCCCGCTCGAGCCTGCTGCTCGCCTGCGtccccatcgccggccgccgctccCGCCCACCGGCGCCCGCGGCCCGCTCCCGGTGCTCGCCCCGACCGCGCCCTCCTGTACCCCATCGGCGCACCGGAGCCGCCCCGACCCCCTCACTCGCCGGTCGCCCGAGGACGACGTCGCCGacgccgtccccctcgccgccgttcgccaccgtCTTCTTCAACGCCGACGCCGTCTGCTGCTACTAACCCCATCGCCGGGCCACTGTGTGCCCTCCCCGTGAGATCCCCTTCCTCCTAGACCCTCCCTGCGCCGCCCTTACCGCATTGCTGCGGCTGCTGTCCACGCGCAGCCGCGCCAACCCCGCCTCCGCCCGGCCATGCCCAGACGCCGCCTCGTCGCTCCACGGCGTCCGGGGCTCCTGCCGCTGGCCGCGGTCCCCCTCCACTCTGCGCTGGCCAGTGGCCTCGCCGGAGGCCGCGCCCGGCCGCGGAGCCCGAGCCCCCTGGTGCCGTGCGTGCCCAGGTCCGGCCTCCACGGGCGCTCGCCTGCTAACCCGCACCCGTGCGCCCGATAACCCGCCCTGCTAGGCTGCTGAGCCTATGACAACGGGCCCCACGAGCCTCTTTCcttaaaaaatgtaaaaaaataaatTGTTAATAATCAATCAATTAATTAAATTGTTATTTAACTTAATTAAAGTTTTCCTTAATTAACTTAACAGTAGTTAACTTGTTTCTTAGTCTGTTAGTCTATGACAAGCGGGCCCCAGCCTTTTGCTTAATAAAATGTGTTAGTTAAATTAGTTTAACCCTgagtcacttacatgtgggacccgcaGCATTGTTCTTTCGAATAAGGTTGACTAGGTCAGCTGCTGACTCAGCAGTGGGCCCCCCGTTAGCCCCACTTACACATCTCTGGGTACActctctgtgtacccatagcaattacacttgatttatttttgaattaaaactagcgaaagggcccgtgcgttgcaataggAGAAAAACAAATCATAATCTCCAAGGCCATGCCAACATTTTGCTGCATCACTGATAACATTTTGACGAACAATTTcgttcaatttcattaacatttttaagTACATGAGTTTTTTATAAAAAATCATCAGGAATATTTTTTATTGTGCAAACATTTTttcgaaattgtgaacattttttgaatatgtgaatatTATTTTCGAAAATTACACATATTTTTTAATCCACAATCATTTTatgatttattgaacattttatttGGAAAATTCTCTTTTTTGTTTTAAAATTCTTTTTGAAGTACCAAATTATTTAAAGGAGAAAAAATTGAAAATGGAAATGAAAAACTATAAAAAACGAAATTTTAAAACAGGCCGCCCGCACATGGGCCGGGCCAAATAGGCATGTTGCGTCCTCTCCCAGCGTGatccatgggccggcccaggcgAGGAATTCCCCTGTGTGAAACGTTTGTCAATTATAGGTGGCATCAatgggtaatattttgcaacttaGGGGGCGATTTATGCGACGTATTATTAGGTATAGTAAATTGCCCTTGTGTTGCCACGGGTATAAATATTCTAGTGGTCCAACTTCAGTCGTATAAAACATACATCTTTATGATCCTCATGCACATTAAGCAACATTTGTTTTTTATTTCTACCGATCTTTTACGTCGTCGTCCTCCCCCTCCCGCTCTTCATCCACTACTGTCTCCCCGCTCTAAGCTCACTACCACTGTTAGTGACGCACCTGGCTCAAAATCATCAAACCTTCCATATTCACACTATAAATTTTGGGGGATTATTTTGCCATTTTCTTCTCCTTTCAGAATCGTCAAACAATAATATCAACATAGAAGTATTTAGCGTAAAACACCAAAGCTCTGTATGTGCACGCACGGCCACCACGACCTCTTATGTCTCACCTCCATAATGTGAGTCCACCTACGAAAGTGATGTTCTGATCCCGAGCTCATGTGAGCTAGGGTGAACAGTAAAACCAAAGAAATCAATTTTTGTAGTAAGCATTTATTAATGTTTTCATTGCTTGCAAAGTTTTAATGCTGCATGACATTTGTATAAAACATAGCAAAAGAAAATCGATGCTCCAGAATGCTTTTGAAAATGACATTTTGGAGCATTGATTCTGGCTTTTTTTTTTGCCATGTCTACCACAAATGTCATCCGAAGATTACACTTTGCAAGCAGTCAAAACATTTGTCAATGTTTGGCAAAAAAATCAGCATCTCTGAATTGATCTTCCATtttttttactgttcacccgagctcgcACAAGCTCAAGGATCAGAACAGCCATGTCCATGTCcactcccccttttccccttctaCTGAATCAATACTGTATCATCTCGTGAAAGAGAAATTGGCGTAGTGCGCATGAAATATGTGGAGAAAGTTACGATCGGACACTACAGAGGTAGAGCAACATGACAAAGAAAAGATCATGCTTCTCATCTTCAGACTTCTATCTTTCCCACCTCAAAAGGAGCAAGGTTCCCGTTTCAATTTGATGCAAAACAATATATTATCTTCTCAGCCGACATACAATTAGTCTATTTTACAGTCAGCATGCTGTAATAATTTGGTAATCTTAGAAGAAGCTTTGTACACCCTTCTCTTCTCTATGGCAAACCACAATACCCCATCATCTACAGGCCTTTCGATTATTTAGTTGGTGTTGtgcatgttgttgttgttgatcaGGTCGACCAAATGGGAGTTACAAAATGAGGAAATGAGGATTCAGTACCTACTGTAATCTTCAGTCCACTGAAAATAGAGAAGAAAACCTATGCACTTCAGAGTTCAGGAAGCGGATATAAATTATCCAGGTTATGAAAAACATGACCTCCTGACGGCACTTCTCAAGCTAAACCTACAATAAAAGAACTTGTACAGACATCTGGCCCTCTTTATTAGAGAGAAAAGGCTTGCTTACTGTCTGCTAGCCAACAGATGTAAGCATGACAATGTAAACACCACCGGGAACCATTTTAGACTCCTCAATGAACTGCTAGTTCAGAATCTACAGGAACAAATAAGTCAAGGAACCATGTCGAGTGTTTCAGCTGTAATTTAGCAAATAATATATGGTCTTATATGTAATGCAAGCATGAAAGAACGATAATAAAGGTGGCTCTGAGATAATTCACTTCCCTTTTCATCGCATCAAGAACCATGTGAATCAATGAGAAGATTATTAGGTAGAGATTAAAGTTAGAAATAGGGAAAAAGGTAATAATAGTTTAAGGAtgagcaaaaaacaaaaaaatgatttttttcacTCCTTATAGAAAAAAAACTGTTAGTCTTAAAAACCTGAAATTATATATTTATAACCAAAGAacgaaaaaaattaaactaattcAGAGACTTTCATGATCCTAGAATATACACCATGCAGATATACATAACCGTGGCACCACTAATTCGAAGCCACGACAAACTGGGGGCATCATGCATCCCTTCTTGACATAGATATATAATCTAGCACATATGATAGATTCATAAAACTGCAACGCAATTTGAACAATTTGTATGTATCACTCGAATTTAATCTCTGGATTTACATGCCAAATCGCCGAACAAACTATGTGCACCTCCAAATCGGCACAAACAATTGGGTAAAATGCATCTGCGATACTGGAATCAACACTAATATTCTACCTGGGGAGGAAACATCAAGCATTGAAGTACACATAGCATTGAAGGATGCAATCTGGACAACATCTGAAAGTTTTCTATCTTAGCTCTGTATAGTCCAACAATCTGAAAGGATTCCAGAAAATCAGTCTAACCACATAGCCCAACCAGCCAAGTACACACCCATGCATCATTAAGTAGAGGAATAAAAAACCTGAGAGTTGGAGGGATCAGAGTTGCTTTGCTGACGGAGTACCACAACCATCCTTGTATGATATATTGCCAAAGTTATCCCTAACAAACATGTTTCAACAGTCAACTCATATGTAACAAATAGGATTCAAAAAAATAATCCATTTGTCGGTTAGGTTCCTCATTCGCCGAAATGCCTGCGGAACATCGTCCTCAAATCAACTGCTGAGCTGAGCTGGGAGACTGGGTGGAGAGTTTTACACGAAACTGTTTTTCGCTTTAACCAAATTCCCTTTGTTGTCTTTCCTCTCTCTGTTCTTTCCTCAGCTTGAACTTCACTGACAAAGTTTGGATTGCCTCCTTCCACCATCTGCACAAAACAGTCTTCCAGGGCATGAAATCTATGTCTAAATTGTTTGGTTGCGTGAGTGACAAATTTATGTGATTAAAGATTTAGTGTTCTACCAATTTCCTGAAATTTGCAATGTACATTTAAAGAAACAGTAGTCAGTTTAGCATGTGATGTACACTGAAAAATGCCCAAAATATGGAGCGGGGAGCTAGTCTACCTTGCTGGCAGCAAGCCCATACTGCTGTTGCCGTTCTTGGTGCCGCCCTCCCATTAGGTGGAGTGCGTCCAGGTCGAGCTCCGCGTGGTCCTCGGAATTTGGTGCTGGATCAGAGAAGTCGTGCGCGATGGGGCAGGCGCTGACGAGCACGGGGCCCTGGGTCGAGGAGATCGAGTCGGCCAGCCCACGCCCGAGTAGCATCTCGTGCAATCGCCAAGcagggagccaccaggggccccgATCCCCTCGCCCACTCGCTCGATCCCGAGCGCCTCCAGCCGCTAGGGAGGAGAGCTCCCTCGATCCCCGACGCCTCCGCGCACCCGCGCACCCGCGGGCGAGGACCGCCGCGCCACCGCCAGCGCCCGCGGGGAGCGCGCGCTTTTGGAGGAGGTGGAGGACAAAGGCGGCCCTGATGCACAGCGTACCCACCTTGCCTCCTTGCCTTCCCGTCCTCTGCTGCTCCACCTCGACGCGCGGCA
Above is a window of Triticum aestivum cultivar Chinese Spring chromosome 6B, IWGSC CS RefSeq v2.1, whole genome shotgun sequence DNA encoding:
- the LOC123139146 gene encoding uncharacterized protein, with the translated sequence MCDGGFAHSVVCRRRPPPCLAREDGGRSPGGWRTARLGGAVVVACAAETARQGRAVALVDRPSCLAREDGRCSPVRVRRRRLLPRVEVEQQRTGRQGGKVGTLCIRAAFVLHLLQKRALPAGAGGGAAVLARGCAGARRRRGSRELSSLAAGGARDRASGRGDRGPWWLPAWRLHEMLLGRGLADSISSTQGPVLVSACPIAHDFSDPAPNSEDHAELDLDALHLMGGRHQERQQQYGLAASKMVEGGNPNFVSEVQAEERTERGKTTKGIWLKRKTVSCKTLHPVSQLSSAVDLRTMFRRHFGE